A portion of the Flavobacterium limnophilum genome contains these proteins:
- a CDS encoding SLBB domain-containing protein translates to MRKIVTVLLLLFVLFQSAALRAQDLLKGTDLSTVKVDYLSDTEIAKVKAQLQANNTSIDQMEAMALAKGMSATEFAKLKVRLGSSSTATGVSSKNNFDGNDEELGRKQEKVVNKKVKDTLNSLVFGSELFDNPTLNFEPSSKLATPVNYILGPGDELQVSVYGVQEFNASVPISVEGKATIQYVGQISVSGMTIEAATQKIKGAIARVYSTVRSGQSQVGVSLSRIRTIKVTLIGSKQPGNYSVSSLATVYNALFLGGGPGKNGSYRNIELLRNNKVYKNIDIYKFLVNGNQSDNVGLKDNDVIRIPAYTQRVTVEGQVKRPGIFEMKTGETFKDLLSFASGFNEFAYTASVNVLQKTNKEFKVKDIKQAEFGSYKPLSGDVFRVSKILNRFENRIKIEGAVFRPNTYSFYEGMRISDLIAQADGLKEDAYTNRATIVRLKPDLTTEAVNVNLAKVLTGDSEANIPLRKEDIVTVYSILDFREEYKVTIDGEIKKPGVYDYQDNLSLNDLLVQAGGLTGSASKRVEVARMIKSDEIDENNPNRVQLFNLEITSGNNEQIKNFALEPFDVVNIRRMAVYEKPEMVTITGAVHYTGKYVLANKKERIHDVIQRAGGLTSVANLDGVKIKRPIQAKQIEELENIDLNLGKKDSVQSKVVKKMKEDLKYATIPVDWRKIIKDPNNKTNVTLFPGDEIEVSVYNEGVKVSGNVLLTSEIPYNGGKGFNYYLNAVGGTDAKGWKKKAYIVYPNGQAAVSSSFFFIRSYPKVLPGSQIVVPEKPETRKMSTGEWVSIGSVITSIALLIVTSFK, encoded by the coding sequence ATGAGAAAAATAGTTACAGTCCTTTTATTGTTGTTTGTCCTTTTTCAATCGGCGGCATTGCGTGCGCAAGATTTGTTGAAAGGCACTGATTTGAGTACGGTGAAAGTCGATTATTTGTCGGATACCGAAATTGCCAAAGTAAAAGCACAGTTACAGGCCAACAATACCAGCATTGACCAAATGGAAGCGATGGCTTTGGCCAAAGGAATGTCGGCCACCGAATTTGCCAAATTAAAAGTGCGTTTGGGGTCGTCATCCACCGCCACAGGAGTTTCAAGCAAGAACAATTTCGACGGGAATGATGAAGAGTTGGGTCGAAAACAGGAAAAAGTAGTCAACAAGAAGGTAAAAGACACCTTGAACTCACTGGTTTTTGGATCGGAATTGTTTGACAATCCGACCCTGAATTTTGAACCCAGTTCGAAATTGGCCACTCCGGTGAATTATATATTGGGACCAGGAGACGAACTGCAGGTCAGTGTTTACGGCGTGCAAGAATTTAATGCCAGTGTTCCCATTTCGGTCGAAGGGAAAGCCACGATTCAATATGTGGGACAAATTTCGGTTTCCGGAATGACCATTGAAGCCGCTACCCAGAAAATTAAAGGAGCGATTGCCAGGGTTTATAGCACCGTGCGATCGGGACAGTCGCAAGTTGGAGTGAGTTTGAGTCGCATCAGGACCATAAAAGTAACCTTGATTGGCAGCAAGCAACCGGGTAATTATTCGGTTTCTTCCTTGGCCACGGTTTACAATGCCTTGTTTTTGGGTGGAGGTCCCGGAAAAAACGGCAGTTACAGAAACATCGAGTTGTTGCGCAACAACAAAGTGTACAAGAATATTGATATCTACAAATTTTTGGTCAACGGCAACCAGTCGGACAATGTGGGATTGAAAGACAATGACGTCATCCGGATTCCGGCCTACACACAAAGAGTCACTGTGGAAGGGCAGGTAAAACGTCCCGGTATTTTTGAGATGAAAACCGGGGAAACTTTCAAGGATTTATTGTCTTTCGCTTCGGGGTTCAACGAATTTGCCTATACGGCATCGGTAAACGTGTTGCAGAAAACCAATAAAGAATTCAAGGTAAAAGACATCAAACAAGCTGAATTCGGAAGTTACAAGCCTCTTTCCGGCGATGTTTTTCGGGTTTCGAAGATTTTAAACCGATTTGAAAACCGCATCAAAATTGAAGGAGCCGTTTTCAGGCCCAATACGTATTCTTTTTATGAAGGAATGCGCATTTCCGACCTGATCGCCCAAGCCGACGGATTAAAAGAAGATGCCTACACGAACAGGGCTACCATCGTTCGATTGAAACCCGACTTGACCACTGAAGCCGTCAACGTGAACTTGGCCAAAGTATTGACAGGAGATTCAGAAGCCAATATCCCTTTGCGTAAAGAAGATATCGTGACCGTATATTCCATTCTGGATTTTAGGGAGGAATATAAAGTGACCATTGATGGCGAAATCAAAAAACCCGGTGTTTATGACTATCAAGACAATTTGAGCCTGAACGATTTATTGGTGCAAGCCGGTGGATTGACCGGTTCGGCTTCGAAGAGAGTGGAAGTGGCGCGAATGATCAAATCGGACGAAATTGACGAGAATAATCCGAATAGAGTCCAATTGTTCAATCTGGAAATTACTTCCGGCAACAACGAGCAAATCAAGAACTTTGCCTTGGAGCCTTTTGACGTGGTGAATATCCGCAGAATGGCCGTATATGAAAAGCCGGAGATGGTAACGATAACAGGAGCCGTCCATTATACCGGAAAATATGTTTTGGCCAACAAAAAGGAAAGGATACATGATGTTATCCAGCGTGCGGGAGGTTTGACTTCGGTAGCGAATTTGGACGGCGTGAAAATCAAGCGTCCCATCCAGGCCAAGCAGATTGAGGAATTGGAAAATATTGACTTGAATCTAGGGAAAAAAGACAGTGTTCAGAGTAAAGTGGTCAAAAAAATGAAAGAAGATCTAAAATATGCCACCATTCCCGTAGATTGGAGGAAAATAATCAAAGATCCCAACAACAAGACCAATGTAACCTTGTTTCCCGGTGACGAGATTGAAGTTTCGGTTTACAATGAAGGCGTGAAAGTATCGGGTAACGTGCTCTTGACCTCGGAGATTCCGTATAATGGCGGGAAAGGATTCAATTATTATTTGAATGCCGTTGGCGGTACCGACGCCAAGGGTTGGAAGAAAAAAGCCTACATCGTTTATCCGAACGGCCAGGCGGCGGTATCCAGCAGCTTCTTTTTTATACGTTCCTATCCCAAGGTATTGCCGGGTTCGCAAATCGTGGTTCCCGAGAAGCCGGAAACTAGAAAAATGAGTACAGGAGAGTGGGTTAGTATAGGTAGTGTAATTACGAGTATTGCTTTATTGATAGTTACCTCATTTAAATAG
- a CDS encoding Wzz/FepE/Etk N-terminal domain-containing protein, protein MASEQQRQDEISLKELIEKGKEWFSYLLTQWKIIVLAGFIGAVLGLTYSFMKKPIYTATLTFALEDEKPGGGLGGALGLASSFGFDLGGSGGSIFSGSNLTQLFKSRKMVEQTLLMPVVVNNKTISLAEMYIQNSKWREGWEKDARFKSIQFLPNPSRNYFTRVHDSIFGVIYKNLSGSLTVGQKDKKIDILSIDVSSTNELFSKYFCEALARQVGQFYVATKTKKARANMAILQKQTDSIRGELNGAITGVAVANDNTFNLNPALNVRRAPSARRQVDVQANTAILTELVKQTELAKVTLRKETPLIQVIDRPILPLPKERFGKAKGIVMGGFLVGFLVAFSLIMRRVFKEII, encoded by the coding sequence ATGGCAAGCGAACAACAAAGACAGGACGAAATTTCCTTAAAGGAATTAATTGAGAAAGGCAAGGAATGGTTTTCTTATTTGCTAACGCAATGGAAAATCATTGTGTTGGCAGGTTTTATTGGAGCTGTTCTTGGCTTGACCTATTCTTTCATGAAAAAACCCATTTACACCGCTACCTTGACTTTTGCCTTGGAAGACGAAAAACCGGGAGGAGGATTGGGCGGCGCCTTGGGCTTGGCGAGTTCTTTTGGATTTGATTTGGGAGGAAGCGGTGGCAGTATTTTTTCGGGATCCAATTTGACGCAGTTGTTCAAATCCAGAAAAATGGTGGAGCAGACCTTGTTGATGCCTGTTGTGGTTAACAACAAAACAATTTCTTTGGCTGAAATGTACATACAAAATTCAAAATGGCGAGAAGGTTGGGAGAAAGATGCCAGATTCAAAAGCATTCAATTTCTGCCGAATCCCAGTCGGAATTATTTCACCCGCGTACATGACAGTATTTTTGGAGTTATTTACAAGAATTTGTCCGGATCATTGACAGTTGGGCAAAAAGACAAGAAGATAGACATCCTTAGTATAGATGTTTCCTCTACCAACGAATTATTCTCCAAGTATTTTTGTGAAGCCTTGGCCCGGCAAGTGGGACAATTTTATGTTGCGACCAAAACCAAAAAAGCAAGAGCCAACATGGCCATTTTGCAAAAACAGACCGACTCGATTCGTGGTGAATTGAATGGAGCCATTACAGGAGTTGCCGTTGCCAACGACAACACCTTCAATTTGAATCCTGCACTGAATGTGCGTCGTGCGCCATCAGCAAGAAGGCAGGTCGATGTGCAGGCCAATACGGCTATTTTAACTGAATTGGTAAAGCAGACCGAATTAGCCAAAGTGACTTTGCGAAAAGAGACGCCTTTGATACAAGTTATTGATAGGCCTATATTGCCATTACCTAAAGAGCGATTTGGTAAAGCTAAAGGAATTGTAATGGGAGGGTTTTTAGTGGGGTTTTTGGTGGCATTCAGTTTGATTATGAGGAGGGTTTTTAAAGAAATTATTTAA